The Methanohalophilus portucalensis DNA window TAGCCATTGAATTCCTGAAAGCTCTTGGCAGGGCTTCGGAGGACATAGGAGACTAATTTACCGCTATTTCCTGTATTCCTCCTTTTTTTCACTTCAATTTTGCTTTTGCACCACAACATTTATGCTTGCTGCCTTACTAATTTCTTTTAAGGTGTTTTATGCATTTAGCCGAAGACAGGGACATCGGCCGTGTGGCCTGTTGCAAGGAGGCCATCGATGCTTCCCGGGCAATCTATGACAGTTTCTCACTGCTGGATTATTTCCATGACTGCGAATTTGCAATGCAGTCCCGCAGATTTTCCTGGGGAGAGGCTGTAGCCTATGCATATGATGCCAGGGATGCTATCTACATATTGCTTCTTTTTTCCCGCCATCAAAACAGGGGGCACGGCCACAGATTGGTCAATTGTATCATTGAGCATGCACGCTATAAGGGATACAGTCGTGTTTATGTGACTACTTCCTATAGGTCTCCACACCACTACGCTGCAGGCAGGTTCTATGTTTCATGTGGTTTTCGCATGATCGGCTCGGATGAGGAACATATGTATTATGGACTGGATGTCAATGCAGCTCCTGTATCTGATTGCACGAACGATTATTCCAATCCTTCTGAATTGTTGTACAGATTGTCAGACTACGCTTTGATATTTATTGCATTGTTGGTTGTATTTTTGAGACCTCAAAGAGATGAACCACAAGTTGTGAAGATGCTGAGGAAAATTATTTCTGAAAAAGAAAGCCATCTTTGAATAGATCAGGTCGTGAGCCTGTTATAGAGCATAGGGAGTCTTTCAGGAAGAGTAGTTGCATTATCAATGATGGTATATCCCACATCTGAAAATATTGAATTCATATAATCGCTTGCTTTTGAATCTACGGTTATACAAAAAAAGTGCATCCCAAGGGCTTTTCCTTCCTGAATTGCCATTTTCGTATCTTCGATTGCAACTTCTCCATCGTATTTCCCGTCGGCAACCCCAAAATCATATGGTTCCCCATCAGACAATAATATCAAAAGTTTAATTTTCGCATCAATTTCTTTCAGTTTTGTTATGGAATGCCTGATTATAGGACCCAGGCGGGTGTTATCTGCAGGTTCCAGTGCATCGATTTTGCATTCAACATTTTCTGAAAAAACTTCCCTGAAATCTTTTATGGTATAGTATTCCACATCATTTCTGGTATCGCCGGAAAAAGCATATATTGCATATTTATCCCCAATGCTTTCCAGGGCCTCTACCATCAGGACAAGTGCCTCTTTTTCTACATCCAGTATGCTTTTGCTATTATCCAGTTTTTTTCTGGTGGATGCACTTATATCAACAAGAAAAAGTGTGGCAACATCCCTCTCACGCTTATCCCGGCGTATATAGAGGCGTTCTGTAGGATTTATACCACATTTTCTGTCTGTGAAAGCTTCAGTAATCGCATCGAAATCGATTTCATCACCATCGCTTTGCCTTCTTAACTTACGAAATGAAACCGGTTTCATCATTCTGAATATACGTTTTATGAGTGAAATTTCATGGATGTACTTTTGTAGGGTGTCCCGGTAAAAATCGGTCGATTTACCCGCCGGACAGACTTCATAGACAGTACTCCATCCGGATCTGTAATCCCTCAACCTGCTGTCCCATTCATCGTAGGTAAAACTGCTAAGTACCTCCCATTCTTTTGCCAGGGCACATTTTGGTCCTTTCTGAATATCATTTTGTGTAATTTCATTTTCATCAAGTTCCAATTCTGTCAGAGGTATAAAACGTTCTAATAATTTTTCTGAATTTTCCTCTTTCTCATTTTCAAAATTTAATCCGGACCCTGCACCCCGATACTCAAGGTTTTGTATGCCATTATACTGTTGGGAATTTCCAGAAAGGATATTCATTTCAAGCATTTCGTATATTTCAAAGGTGACTTCCAGGGAATCAAGAGTTGAAGATTGGGGCTGGAATATTTTCAAATCCAGGAGATTCCTGGCTTTTTCCAGAAAACTTTTTGGGACTTCATCAATTATGAATGGAGGCTTATGGCCCACAGATGATAAAAGAAGGGCTTCCATGAATTTTCCAGTACTATTTTGTGGTACTTTCCTGTTTTTTACCATCTTTTCCCTGACTTTTTCAAAATCCCGGCGCAACCCCCTGTAAACCCTGGTTGTCATATATTCGATTCTGGCATCCTCTACAATTCCCATGATATCTGCTGCGATAGATGGTTTCGGAAACAGGCTTATCACATCTTGAAGACTAATCGTATTTTCCCTGTCATCTACAGAATCAATATTTTGTTTTAGTTGTGTTGAATTTATGTTTATTGATATTTTATTTAATAGTGGAATAAGGGATTTTTTTGTATATTCTGTGGTGCCAAATTTCTGATGCCCTACTTCGTGCATAACACTTAACTTGTAGATCATGAAATTATCTTCAAAATCCCCGAACCCCTTCATGGTTGGTACAAGGTAGATGGTTCTTCCGGAAACTACAGGTTGTATGGAATCTACATGATCTTTTGGCAGGAGATTTCTGGAGCGGATGTTAAAATTTATTCCTGAGATGCCTAATGCATAATATGTCAGAATTTTGTTAACCCTTTTAAGAGCAACTCCGCTCATCAAATATTCTATGAATTCTCGGGAATTTCCTGATTTGAGGGAAAAATACAATCTTGCGCCAGCAGAATCATTTTCAAAAATCTCAAGACCTTTCATTGCCCATTCTTCAAGTTCTGTTATTTCCAGGTCCTGAAGCAGGATGGGTGAATTGCGGAAATACTGTATTGCGATTTCCCGGTCTTTTTCAAATAATTTAATACCGGTGCTTACCCAGGATTTTAGTTCCTCAGGATGGAGGCTCAGCAGGATTTCCTGGAGTTTTGAAAAATAAATTCCTGCAAGCAATTGCTCTTTTTCCAGCAGGGATTGTGCGTTATCAAAGATTAGATCATAGAATACAGGTTTTATTCTTTTCAGAGTGGCAAAGGAGTTATTGTAATATTCCTTACCGTAAAATGTACTTCCCTTTGCTATTTTTTCGCCGGTATTGGCCCATTTTGTAAATTCATCCTTTGTTAGTTCTGCGATAACATGAGGGGAATTTTCAAAATAGCTTTGCACACATTTATGATTTGTAAGTGCAAGTTTGAAACCCATTTCAAGCAAACAGTTTCTCTGCTTTCTGCTGGTTTTACGGGTGTTATTTGCAAGTCCACTGAAAATTCCTTCATAAAACAATTGCACAGCTTCTGGCCTGGTGTAGAAAAGTTCTCTACCTCTCTCGGTCCAATCCAGTATCTCATCCAGATCTAAATCATTTAGTAATCTGGCTGTCCTTTGGATAAATATTATTGCAATATCTTCTTTCTTTTCGGCCAGGTTTGATGCTTTAGTTTCCCACTTCTCAAAACCTGCTTTATCAAGATTGGCCATTGCAAGAGGCGCATCAGTAAAAAACACGAGGGACGTGCGGGGATATTTGGCAGCAAACTTTTGTGTAGTAGTAAGTAATTTTAGACGTTGCCAGAGGGGTATTACCGGGAAAACGTTTTTTGTTTCCCTGATGAATTTGATAGCACATTTTATTTCCTTTTCAGCTAAAATGTTAATCACGGATTGCCATAAATAAAAAATGTCTTCATCCATCAGGGGCCTTAATTCTGTTTTAGCTTCCTCGTATGTATTTGCTACCCTTTCATTCCTGATTGCAATACTTTCTTTGTCTGAAGGCAATGGTCCCTCACTCCACAATGGCGGCTATTATTTCATCAATGCTTTTCTGGAGCTCATAATCGTCAGTTATAGGCTTGATCATTGCCGCCCTGCAAGCCTCCTTTTGGTCAATACCAGAGCGCATAAGCATGCCTGCATAGATTAACAGGCGTGTACTGACTCCCTCTTCAAGACCATGTTGCTTGAAGTTCCTGATTTTCTGACCGATTTCCACAAGAGTGCGGGCATCTTCCATATCGATTCCGCTTTCATGTGCCACGATTTCATACTCAATGTCTGCAGGCGGGTAGTCGAAATCTATGGCAACAAATCTCTGGCGGGTGCTCTGTTTGAGATCTTTCAAAACACTCTGGTAACCAGGGTTGTAGGAAATAGTTAACATGAATTCTGGAGGTGCATGAAGTATTATTCCCAGCTTATCTATTGGCATTACCCGCCTGTCGTCAGTGAGGGGGTGTATGACAACCCTAGTGTCCATCCTGGCTTCCACGAATTCATCCAGGTAACAGATGGCACCGTTTCTTACAGCTTTTGTAAGAGGCCCGTCATTCCACTCGGTAGATTCTCCTTTTATTAGGAATCGTCCTATAAGGTCGCTGGCTGTAAGGTCTTCATGGCAGGCTATTGTTATAATTGGGCATTCTAATTTGTAAGCCATATATTCCATGAACCGGGTTTTCCCGCAACCTGTAGGTCCTTTCAGGTTGACAGGCAGATTGTTTTCGTAAGCAGCAGTGAATATTTCAACTTCATCTTTAACAGGAACATAATAAGGCTCTTCCCTGATGATGTATTCCTCAACAGGCTGCTCCTTGTAGCTTATCTTTTTCATCGTGTCCATGTTTTATGTCTGTCTTTTAATTTATATGTAGGTAGTGGGAAGTTACGTATATCTATTTGACCATAAATGAGAATATTATTCTCTTGTCAATGATTCAATTAACTCTCTGTGGTGGGGGAATCTTTCCAGTAATTCATCTTTCTTATGAAGGGTAAAGTCCTCAAATTCAAAACCTGGTGCAACCGTACATCCCACAAGAGAATAGTCATATTTGGTACTGTCACAGACTGTTGCGCCAAAGACTGAACCTGCAGGGACAACACCCTGTGGTACTTCACCATTCAATATGTCGTTTCCCAGATGGATCGATTCATAATCGCCATCTGGATGAATCATATGTATGTCAATGGGTGCCCCACTGTAAAAATGCCAGATTTCTT harbors:
- a CDS encoding GNAT family N-acetyltransferase; this encodes MHLAEDRDIGRVACCKEAIDASRAIYDSFSLLDYFHDCEFAMQSRRFSWGEAVAYAYDARDAIYILLLFSRHQNRGHGHRLVNCIIEHARYKGYSRVYVTTSYRSPHHYAAGRFYVSCGFRMIGSDEEHMYYGLDVNAAPVSDCTNDYSNPSELLYRLSDYALIFIALLVVFLRPQRDEPQVVKMLRKIISEKESHL
- a CDS encoding nitric oxide reductase activation protein NorD, encoding MPSDKESIAIRNERVANTYEEAKTELRPLMDEDIFYLWQSVINILAEKEIKCAIKFIRETKNVFPVIPLWQRLKLLTTTQKFAAKYPRTSLVFFTDAPLAMANLDKAGFEKWETKASNLAEKKEDIAIIFIQRTARLLNDLDLDEILDWTERGRELFYTRPEAVQLFYEGIFSGLANNTRKTSRKQRNCLLEMGFKLALTNHKCVQSYFENSPHVIAELTKDEFTKWANTGEKIAKGSTFYGKEYYNNSFATLKRIKPVFYDLIFDNAQSLLEKEQLLAGIYFSKLQEILLSLHPEELKSWVSTGIKLFEKDREIAIQYFRNSPILLQDLEITELEEWAMKGLEIFENDSAGARLYFSLKSGNSREFIEYLMSGVALKRVNKILTYYALGISGINFNIRSRNLLPKDHVDSIQPVVSGRTIYLVPTMKGFGDFEDNFMIYKLSVMHEVGHQKFGTTEYTKKSLIPLLNKISININSTQLKQNIDSVDDRENTISLQDVISLFPKPSIAADIMGIVEDARIEYMTTRVYRGLRRDFEKVREKMVKNRKVPQNSTGKFMEALLLSSVGHKPPFIIDEVPKSFLEKARNLLDLKIFQPQSSTLDSLEVTFEIYEMLEMNILSGNSQQYNGIQNLEYRGAGSGLNFENEKEENSEKLLERFIPLTELELDENEITQNDIQKGPKCALAKEWEVLSSFTYDEWDSRLRDYRSGWSTVYEVCPAGKSTDFYRDTLQKYIHEISLIKRIFRMMKPVSFRKLRRQSDGDEIDFDAITEAFTDRKCGINPTERLYIRRDKRERDVATLFLVDISASTRKKLDNSKSILDVEKEALVLMVEALESIGDKYAIYAFSGDTRNDVEYYTIKDFREVFSENVECKIDALEPADNTRLGPIIRHSITKLKEIDAKIKLLILLSDGEPYDFGVADGKYDGEVAIEDTKMAIQEGKALGMHFFCITVDSKASDYMNSIFSDVGYTIIDNATTLPERLPMLYNRLTT
- a CDS encoding CbbQ/NirQ/NorQ/GpvN family protein, which gives rise to MDTMKKISYKEQPVEEYIIREEPYYVPVKDEVEIFTAAYENNLPVNLKGPTGCGKTRFMEYMAYKLECPIITIACHEDLTASDLIGRFLIKGESTEWNDGPLTKAVRNGAICYLDEFVEARMDTRVVIHPLTDDRRVMPIDKLGIILHAPPEFMLTISYNPGYQSVLKDLKQSTRQRFVAIDFDYPPADIEYEIVAHESGIDMEDARTLVEIGQKIRNFKQHGLEEGVSTRLLIYAGMLMRSGIDQKEACRAAMIKPITDDYELQKSIDEIIAAIVE
- a CDS encoding cupin domain-containing protein, with amino-acid sequence MTNANEIIKYLDMSKHPEGGYFKETYRSGETIKHKYLPNRFTLDHAFSTAIYFLLKKGEFSALHTIKQEEIWHFYSGAPIDIHMIHPDGDYESIHLGNDILNGEVPQGVVPAGSVFGATVCDSTKYDYSLVGCTVAPGFEFEDFTLHKKDELLERFPHHRELIESLTRE